In Candidatus Tanganyikabacteria bacterium, the sequence TTCGAGCCGGTGGCTCCCACGGCGAGCAGCGTGGCGGCGCCCCGGCGCTTCGCGTCGGCCAGCAGGAACTCCAGCTTCCGGACCTTGTTGCCGCCGTAGGGCGCGCCGGCCAGATCGTCCCGCTTGACCCACAGGTCGGCCAGGCCCAGGGCCGCGCCCAGGCGCGGGAGGGGCTCGACCGCCGTGGGCGGGCCGGCCAGGGGGAGTCGCGGCCGCGACAGGCCGGGGAGGCGGCGCAGCAGGGGCGAATCGTGGGCTGAAGGGGAGTCGGGCATGGGTTCCGGAACTGCCGAGGAAACATCGGCCCGACCATGGTGCGCGATCGGGACGTTTCGCGCATCGCCGGGAACGACGGCGTCGGTCTCCCGATCCGGGCGACGCGCGCCTTGCCTGCTTGTTGCGCACGCCCGCGTCCCGGCTAGACTTCGTGTCGGTGGAGGGGTGCATGCGGGTTGCGGTGCTGAACGATCTCGTGGAGGTCGCGGGCCTGATCGCCGCGGATCTGCGCGCCGGCGGCCACGAGGTGCTGCTGGAGATCGCCCCCATCGACTTCGAGCGGGTCCTGCAGTTCGGCCCCGCCGCGATCGTGCTGGTGCTCCACCGCCGCCGGGCGGCATTCAACCGGCCGATAGCGTCGCCCAGCGAGGACATCATCGGGTACAAGGCCCTGTCCGAGGTCGAGAGCTACCCCGCCCTCACGGCGCTGCCGACCGCCCTGATCGGCCTGGGGCTCGACGAGAGCGACATCCCCATCCGCCTCCGCTACGACGTCTTCCTGACGTTTCCGGACGATGCGCAGCTGTACCGGCCGAAGATCGAGGAGCTGGCGGGCCGCCGCAAGGGAAGGCGCAAGATCGGCTGGCTGCTCTGCCCCCACTGCCGGAGCCGGCTGATGTACCTGGAAAATCCGGAAAATCTCTTCTGCCCGCGGTGCGGGGCCGGCGTGAGCATCCACGAGGGCGACTGCGTGGCCATGCTGCCTGACGGGCGAACGATCCGGTGCGACGTGGCCGCGATGCGGCCGCCGCCCGCGGGGTAGGCCGGGGGGCTGCCCTTGCAGGGTCTCCGCGAACCGTCGCCCGGGCACGGGCTCCAGCCCGCCGACGTGGGCATGGGCGTCTTGTTCTACCAGGGCCGGGACGCCGTGGTCGTCGCGGATGCGGCGAGCGGGAAGATCGTCCTGTGGAACCCCGCCGCCGAGCGCCTCTTCGGGTACAGCGCCGACGAGGCGGTCGGCGCCGACATCGCCCTCCTGGTCCCGCCGCGCCTGCTGGCGGCCCATCGCGGCGGTCTGGCGCGTTACGTCGCGACCGGCCATGGGCCGCTGATCGACTCCCACCAGCCCTTCGAGCTGCCGGCAGTGCGCAAGGACGGTAGCGAGCTAGCCGTCGAGATGACGCTGGCCCCCCTGCCGGCCTCTCTCGTGCCGGGAAGATTGGTGTTCGCGGTGATCCGGGACGTCACCGCGCGCAAGCAGGCCGAGCAGGAGGCCGGGCGACTGAACGCCGAGAAGGTCGCAGCGCTGGAAGCGGCCGATCGCCTCAAGGACGAGTTCCTCTCGGTCATCAGCCACGAGCTGCGCACGCCGCTGGGGTTCATCACGGGCTTCGCGAGCATCCTGGAAGACGAGGTTCCCGGGCCGCTCACGCCCGAGCAGCTATCGTACGTCAAGCGGATTCTGGCCGGGGCCGACCGGATGCTCGGCCTGGTGGACAACCTCCTGGACATGGGCAAGATGGCGGCCGGCAAGTTTCGCATCGCGCCGGCGCCCGTTGCCTACGACAGCGTGGTCGCCGAGGCCCTCGAGCCGCTCGAGGAGATCGCGGCCGGCCGGGGCATCGCCCTGGAGGCCGACGTCGCGGTGCCGGAGGAGGTTTCCATCGACGGACGCCGCATCGGCCAGGTCGTTTCCAACCTGGTGGACAACGCGCTGAAGTACTCCCGGGTCGGCAGCGCCGTCCGTGTCAAGGCGTTCCGGCGCGGCCGGACCGTGGTGACCGAGGTGAGCGACCAGGGCGCCGGCATCGCCCTCGCCGATGTCCCGAAGCTCTTCCGCCCCTTCGGGCAGCTCGATTCGGGCTCGTCGCGGGTCCACGGCGGGACGGGCCTGGGGCTGTCCATCTGCAAGGCGATCGTAGAGGCGCACGGCGGGGAAATCGGCGTGCGGAGCACGCCGGGGCAGGGCAGCACCTTCTGGTTCACGCTGCCTGTGTGACGGTCGGCGCGCCCGGTGGAACAATTCCGGTAGAAGTACACCGGGGGGAGAAGATGCAACGAGCGCTTGCGGCCATGGCAATAGTCCTGGGTCTGGCCGTCGGGGCCACGCCCGGCCTCGCGGGAGGCGGCAAATCCGGCGCGCAGATCAAGACGATCGCGCTGGGCAGCGCCCTGCCGGTCCCCCCATGGCCGAAGGCCGCGCCGCCGATGGATTCGGCCCTCCCCTACATGTTCTCGCGCCTCTCCACGCAGGATCGCCAGGCGTTCAATGCCCTGGTCGCGGCGTACGCGCGGGATCTCGAGGCCAGCGACAAGCTGCAGGGCGCTTTCGCCGACCTCTTGCGCCTGGTGCAACTCGCGGTCTTCGGGCAGGTCGTGAAGCTCACCGTCGACCCCAAGGGCTACCTGAAGGTCGAGATGTCGGGCCAAGGGAGCCTCGGCCCCGACTCCGACGCGGCGGCCCTCCTGCGGCTGCTCGCGACCCGCGTCAACCAGCCCCTGGGCGGCGGCATCCTGCCGGGTACCGGCGCCGGCGCCCTCAGGCCGGCCGACATGGTGCGCGTCATCGCCCACATCGTCGCCGCGCCAGAGTCGATCTCCCAGGGCACCGGCACCTACACCTGCGTGTCGGCCGCTCTCGAACGCGTGCTGGCCCAGACGTGGCCGGGCGAATACGCCCGCATCACCGCGGGCCTGGTCTGGGACGGCCGCGTCGCCTTGCAGAACGGCAAGGTCGTGCCGATCGCCGGGTCGGCGAAGACCGGGCCGGGGGGCGGGAAGCGCACGGTGTGCAGCAAGGCGTTCCAGGAGTCGCTGCTCGGCTTCGCGCAACAGGTGCCGCCCGAGACCTGTACCAAGGAACTGGGCGACTACCGGAACGCTCGCCTGGCCAAGAGCGGAGGCACGACCGATCCCTACGGCGGCGGCCGCTACTCGTCGCGCACCGCGTACTCCGGCGGGCGCTACTCGTCGGCGGCGACATACGGAGCCGGGCGCTTCAGTTCGGTGCGCGTGTATGGCGCCGGGGAAATGGCGACCGAACCCGCCCCGACGGGCGCGGGCGAGGCCGCCTACGACGGCGCGGCGGCGCCCGGGGGCGTCACCATCGGCCAGGCGCGCTGGCTCTACATCCAGGTCCTGGGCGACACGCCCCAGACCCTCGTGGTTACCGACGGCAACCGGGACAGCGTGTTCTCGCGGCTGGTCTACGTGCTCGGCAAGAAGAATCCGCTGCCGGTCATCGCCGGGGTCAAGGGCGTGGATGCCGCGGGCAACGCGACCCACCACGTCGTGACGCTCATCAGCTACGCGCAGTCCGGCTCGTTCCAGCTCGCCGACTCGGGCCAGGACGGGGACAACAACCAGATCACGGTGGATGCCGCCGGCCTGCGGGCGGCCCTGGAGCTAGTCTTCGACTTCTAGCCGGCCGGCCGGCCGCAAACACGACCTCGGCAGACGAAAGGACGGCTTCCCGGATCCTCGGCTTCAGCCCGGACTTGGTAACCAGATCTACCGGCCGACCCAGGATGGATGCCAGTTCGCGCTGCATGCGCGAAAAAGCCAGCAGGCCTATCTCGGTGCCGGGCTTGAATTCGACGAGGACGTCCACGTCCGAGTCCGGTCCGAAGTCGTCCCTGAGCACCGAACCGAAAAGTGCGAGCTCGGCCACCCCCCAGCGGTGGCAGAACTCGGCGATACAGCCGTGGTCGATCTGGACGGCGGCAGGCACTTGAAGATCCTCCTGTTTCAAAGAATACCCGTTGGAGCCCTCGACTCCTTGAAGAGTAACGACCAGCCGCCCCGACGGCCCCAGTGTCCCGCCGCGCCAATTCGTTGTGGGTGCGGGCATCGTTTTTCGGTCATGGCGAGGCGCACGAGAGCGCCGTGTACTTGAAGCGGCGCGGGTACACAAGCTCTCGGGCAACGACGGCAGGGCCGAAAGGGCGCCGCCGAAGGCGCAACGAATTAGTGCGGCGGGACACTAGCAGCCGTTCCCGGAGGACCGAACAGGTACCGGCAACGTCGGGCGTCTTCGCGGCCGCGCGACCGGCTACCATGGCCGCCATGATGATCGGCGGCGAGATCCACATCGATCCCGCGTATGCGCCCCCGGCGGGCGGCGCGGACATCGCGGGACTCCTGGACCTGCCCGCGGATCGCACGGCGCTGTTCGGCGCGGCCCGCCAGGCCGTGCGCTTCTGGATCGACCGTTTCAAGCCTCCCGGGGCGGTCCTCCTGCCGGCCTACTGCTGCCGGTCGGTCGTGCAGCCCTACGCCGACGCCGGCGTCCCTTACAGCTACTACCCGGTGGACCGCTCGCTCCGGCCGGACCTCGGCGCATTGCGGGACATGATCCGTGAAGCCGGCGCCATCCAGGCGATCCACTACTTCGGCTTCCCGGCGCCGCCCGACCTGTTTGGCCTGGGGACCCCGGTGCTGGAAGATGCGGTGCAGGCGGTGCTGTCGCCCGATCTGCGGCGCTCGGGCGCCTGGGCCATCGGCAGCCTGCGGAAGTTCTTTCCCGTGCCCGACGGAGCCTTCCTGATCGCCCGCGAGCCGTTCGCCGCCCCTCCGTTGCCGCCGGCGATCGGCGGGCTCTACGGTCGCAAGCTTTACGGCCGCATGCGGTTGCACGAGGCGGTGCGGCGCGGAGACGCCGCGGCCTGGGCTGAAGCGCTGGACCTGCTGGCGGGCACCGAAGACGAACTTGAGACCGCGCCCGTGCGCCCGCACGCGATGAGCCCGGGTTCGCAGGCGGCCCTCCGGGGCTGCGCCGTCGAGGACATGGCGGCCGCGCGGCGGCGCAACTACACGACGCTCTTCGACGCCCTGCGGCCGGTCTTCGCCGACCCGGCGCGGGGCTTGCGGCCCCTGACGCCCGAGCTCTCGCCGGGCGTCGTGCCCTACGGCCTGGCGGTGCTCTCCGAGCGCCGGGACGCCCTGCGCGCCCACCTCCGCTCCCGGGGGATCTACGCGGTGGTTCACTGGGAATTGCCGGACGACGTGTCCCGGGAAGCCTTCCCCGACTCCTGGTGGGTGTACGCCCGCACGCTCACGCTGCCGGTGGATCATCGCTACGGCGCCGCCGACATGGCGGAGGTCGCCGCGGCCGTGGCGGCCTTCCGGTAGCCTCCTGATTTTTGCTCAGGAGCAATGCGGCTCCCCGCGCGGCCCGCTAGGGTGAGAAGCGTCATCCCTGATTCGTATGACGGAGACCTCCATGACCCTGACGATAGACACGCCCCTGGGCCAGATCGCCGCCGCCGCGCCGACCAGCATCGCGGTCCTCGAGCGGCACGCCCTGGATTACTGCTGCGGAGGCAAGCGCTCGCTGGCGGCCGCCTGCAGGGATCGGGGCCTCGATCCCGCGTCGGTCCTCGCCGAAATCGAGGCGGGCGGGTCCGGTTTGCCCGCCGCGGCCGACGAGACCGACTGGTCGGCCCGCCCCATGACCGACCTGGTCAACCATCTGCTCGAGACGCACCACGTCTACCTCAAGCAGAACCTCGATCGCCTGGCGCAACTGGCCGCCAAGGTGGCTAGCGTCCATGGCGAGAATCACCCCGAAATGCGGCAGGTGCGGGACGTGTACGGCAAGCTGCACGCCGAGATGGAGCCGCACCTGATGAAGGAGGAGCAGATCCTCTTCCCCGCCATCCTGCGGCTGGAGCGCGATCAGCTGACGCCGCCGCTGACCGGGCGGATCGCCGTGATGGAGGCCGAGCATGACGAGGTCGGCCGCGACCTGGCCGCCCTGCGCGAGTTGACC encodes:
- a CDS encoding PAS domain S-box protein — translated: MQGLREPSPGHGLQPADVGMGVLFYQGRDAVVVADAASGKIVLWNPAAERLFGYSADEAVGADIALLVPPRLLAAHRGGLARYVATGHGPLIDSHQPFELPAVRKDGSELAVEMTLAPLPASLVPGRLVFAVIRDVTARKQAEQEAGRLNAEKVAALEAADRLKDEFLSVISHELRTPLGFITGFASILEDEVPGPLTPEQLSYVKRILAGADRMLGLVDNLLDMGKMAAGKFRIAPAPVAYDSVVAEALEPLEEIAAGRGIALEADVAVPEEVSIDGRRIGQVVSNLVDNALKYSRVGSAVRVKAFRRGRTVVTEVSDQGAGIALADVPKLFRPFGQLDSGSSRVHGGTGLGLSICKAIVEAHGGEIGVRSTPGQGSTFWFTLPV
- the ric gene encoding iron-sulfur cluster repair di-iron protein: MTLTIDTPLGQIAAAAPTSIAVLERHALDYCCGGKRSLAAACRDRGLDPASVLAEIEAGGSGLPAAADETDWSARPMTDLVNHLLETHHVYLKQNLDRLAQLAAKVASVHGENHPEMRQVRDVYGKLHAEMEPHLMKEEQILFPAILRLERDQLTPPLTGRIAVMEAEHDEVGRDLAALRELTAGYAIPDDACMSYRMLLTGLAELERDTLAHVHKENNLLFPRVLAATTKE
- a CDS encoding nucleotidyltransferase family protein, whose translation is MPAPTTNWRGGTLGPSGRLVVTLQGVEGSNGYSLKQEDLQVPAAVQIDHGCIAEFCHRWGVAELALFGSVLRDDFGPDSDVDVLVEFKPGTEIGLLAFSRMQRELASILGRPVDLVTKSGLKPRIREAVLSSAEVVFAAGRPARSRRLAPGPPAGRRHPP